The Candidatus Defluviibacterium haderslevense DNA window TTCTGACCAGCTACTTTGAAATTTTTATTACAAGCTCCTTTACATAATTGAATTCTTCTGTCTAGGTCTTCATTTATTTTAGTTAGCTTTTTTAAGTTAGGCATAGCACCTCCGGAAGTTGCAATTGTAAAATCACAAACATCTCCTGAACATCCATCTACAAAAATGTAATACGTTTTGCAAGCTGTTAAGTTAGCTGTAATGGTAAATTGCCCAGGACCATTACAATTAGGATTACAGGCCACAGATTCAGAACAATCGCAATCACCCCAAATACCCATTTGGACTCCAGTACCATTCACCGAACAATTTTGATACGTAATAGTAATTGTTACCATTCCTCCTTCCGTTACAAACGCCCACCAAGCTGTATTGTGAGCTCCACCGCCTGAAGGACATAAGGGGCTACAACCTGTTGGATTACTATAATTGGGATTCAAACAGGAATAACCATTTAATTCATCTAGTGAACACAATACATTAGCATCTTCACAATTATCAACCGATGGCGGTGTGCATTGAGCGTTAGATTGGGTTGGTTCAATTAAAAATATACAAAATATGTATATTGCAAATATTGTTCTATTCATCACAATAAAATAAAGTTCATCAGAATTATTCCGAAGCAAGTGTCAATTATTGTCAAGACCCTTGAACACCTTGAATCGCTGCTTGAATAAATATTAAATGATTCGATCATCAAAGTCTGTGACGTCGATGCCATTTAACTTTTAAGCAAAAATATCAAAATTTAAAGTACAATATTATTCCGATTATATTAATTGCAAAGGGAAAAAATTTAAACAAGACATCGCAGTTAAAAACTGCGACGATCGTGGTTTATTAATAATTAGAACAGAAATTTCAAAAATTCATTTTTAATCGATCGTCAAAGTCTCTGACTTCGATGCCACTTAAACTTTATTCAAAAATATCAGAATCGATTCCCATATTTTATAAATTTCTTTATCGTTTGATGACGGCCTTGTTCTAAATTTATAAAATATATTCCATCTGTCAAACTGGAAATATCAATTTTGTTTTGGTATTTACCTTTCATTACCAATACTCCCACAGCATTTATGATCTCGAAATTGAAATGATCATCATTATTTAAACTAATATTTAAATACTTTGATGTTGGATTCGGAAATACGCTTATTTGATTTTTTTTATCGCCGACCTTTTTTGTTGAGGTAATCATATTATTATACCGCGCAACAGCAAAATCAGTAACGCCAGCCTTAAACGAAATTCCAGCCACAATAATTTTATCGTCACTTTGTAGTGCAATGGCTTTGGCCTCATCATCTGCATTTCCAAAATCAGTAATCACTTTACCATCTTGCCCAAAACTATCATCTATGCTTCCATCTTTATGATAACGTTTAATCATAAAATTTTGTCCGCTTGCATCACTACGGTACCCTGTTACTAAAATTTTTTCATCACTTTGAAGGGCTACGGTATAAGCCAACTCAATAAAGCTTCCAAAACTACTTGAAAACACATATCCATCTATATCAAATGTAGTATCCACACTCCCATCAGTATTATACCTCGCCAAAACATACCCTAGGCCATTTCCATTATCGGTGGCAGCGCCTAAAACTAATTTTTGATCACTTTGTAACACCATAGAATTCGTTCTAGCGCTTGAATTGACAATGATTGTGTATAATTTGCCATCTTGATCAAAAGTATTATCTAAGCTCCCATCACTGTTGTATCTGACGATTACCATTAACCCTCTTGTTGCCTGGGTCTTACTATAGGCTGTAACTACTATTTTTCCATCATTTTGAATGACTAATGAATTTGCAAAATCATAAAGACTTCCCAAATCTGTAACAACTATTCCATCCACATCAAAAGTATTGTCCAAAGTACCATCACTATTGAAACGTATGACTGCAATATTAAAATCAATGGCATCATTACTTACCCCTCCAGTCACCACAATTTTCCCATCCTTCTGAATAGCTATAGCATAAACTTCAGTGAATACCGCTCCAATTGCTGAAGTCAGAATACCCGTGTGATTAAAGCTGGTATCTAGACTTCCGTTAATATTATATCTCACCAGAATCATCACTTCTGTAACACCAATGGAACTTGATCCTGCTGCTAGTATTTTTCCATCTTTTTGTAAAGCCACTGAATAGGCCCTAACATTTGATCCGGATATAGCTGTCGTCACAATGCCATCAGTATCGAAGCTTTTATCCAAACTTCCATTCTCATTATATCTCACGAGAACCATATCATTCTCCGGAGCGCCTCGATAGCCTGCAACTATTATTTTACCATCTTTTTGCAGGAGGATAGATTGCGCCTCTGCCTCTTTACTTGCTGCATGTGTAGTGACTTTTCCATCTGAATCAAAAGTAAGATCTAAGGATCCGTTTTGAGCTTGTGCGCCATTCATTGAGAATAGGGCAATGATGACAATAATTATTTTTGAAAAGAAGGTATAATTTGTATTCATATTTTGATTCATTAGGCTCTTGTTTTGATTTAAACCATTTAAATGAATGCGTAAAATACAGCTTATTTTCGAAATTGTACCTAATCTATTTTATTCAATAAAGTATTTTAGTTTCAGAACTTATTGCCATTTTGACAATATGATCATCAATAGAGCAAATTCGCAATTTAAACTAAAGGAAAAATATATAATATTAAGTAGTTATATAAATTTGGATCGGCCTTAAAGGATAAGCCGTTAAAAAATGATGGAATGAAACCGTTAAAAATTCAAAACTGTATGAGCTCAACAGAATGCTAAAAAAAAGAACAAAAATGCGAGCTGAGCAAGTGCAAAGCCAAGCCAAAGAAAAAAGAAAGTGGCGAGTTTTTTGAATTTAGGTTTCATGAAATCATTTTAGGCTTAGACTTTACAGCCTAGAATTTTTGGTTCTTTTTTTTCATGAAAAAAGAACAAAAATTAGTAATTAATACGAAAATTAATAATTTAGAAGGATGTCAAACCACCATAATATTTTTGCAAACGCATTTCTAGTTTGTGTATGATAAGGAGTTCTGTGCTTATTTAATACAATGATTTTTAGA harbors:
- a CDS encoding T9SS type A sorting domain-containing protein; translated protein: MNQNMNTNYTFFSKIIIVIIALFSMNGAQAQNGSLDLTFDSDGKVTTHAASKEAEAQSILLQKDGKIIVAGYRGAPENDMVLVRYNENGSLDKSFDTDGIVTTAISGSNVRAYSVALQKDGKILAAGSSSIGVTEVMILVRYNINGSLDTSFNHTGILTSAIGAVFTEVYAIAIQKDGKIVVTGGVSNDAIDFNIAVIRFNSDGTLDNTFDVDGIVVTDLGSLYDFANSLVIQNDGKIVVTAYSKTQATRGLMVIVRYNSDGSLDNTFDQDGKLYTIIVNSSARTNSMVLQSDQKLVLGAATDNGNGLGYVLARYNTDGSVDTTFDIDGYVFSSSFGSFIELAYTVALQSDEKILVTGYRSDASGQNFMIKRYHKDGSIDDSFGQDGKVITDFGNADDEAKAIALQSDDKIIVAGISFKAGVTDFAVARYNNMITSTKKVGDKKNQISVFPNPTSKYLNISLNNDDHFNFEIINAVGVLVMKGKYQNKIDISSLTDGIYFINLEQGRHQTIKKFIKYGNRF